GCCATGGATTCCGAACCGTTTCCGGTGGTAGAGTTATACGGAAACGGGTCGGAAAGAATCTCCAAACCTGGGTCAGCGGTGGAGTGAAGAGGGCGGAAGAGTTGGTGGCGAAACTGGTGTCGTACCTGAAGCAGGGGAGAAACAAAAAGGACGAAGCCATTCCCTTTATGGAGTTTTAACCAGGGGAGAGGATAAAGATGACCATTGAAGAACTGAACAAAAATCTGCTTGAAGCGGCAAAACAGGGCGACATAGAGGGCGTGAAAAAAGTTCTGGAACAGGGTACTGACGTAAACGCCCGGAACAAGGACGGCAGGACGGCTATGATAGAGGCGGCGCGGTGGGGGCGTCTCACACCCGCACTGCTGGAATTGCTTGCCTCCCATGAAGCGGACGTGAATGCTGTGAATGAGTACGGCTGGACGGCGATGATGATCGCGACAAATAAAGGTCATCTCACTCTCCCTCTGCTGAAGACATTCAAGAAAAACGGGGCGATTATTGAAAGAGATTACGAGTGGCTCAAGAAAGAAGGCAGGTTGTCCCCGGAACTTGACGCCATGTTCCTTGAAGCCATGAAAGAGCCTGAAGTAAAAAAGGATATCGAAAAACTGAACTGGCAGTTATTTAAAGCGGCAGAAGAAGGGAAAATACAGGATGTGAAGAACGCCATAGAGCAGGGAGCGGACGTGAACGCCCGGAACAACAACGGGCACACCGTCCTTGAAGCATGTTTTTTTGAATGGTCTTTCTCGACGGACGTGGCATGGAGCATAGCTGCCCTTCTTTCCTCAGGGGCGATGACGGACGGCACAGCCCGGGATTTTATAACACGGCTTGAGGACAAAAGCGACATTAACGCATGGGAACGGGCAGCCTATGCACTGCTTCTGGCATCCTTCCTTTACCCGGAGCAAAGCGAAGTACTCGACGGACACATTGCGAAAAATCGTTCCCGGGCTGCCAACCTGGTTCTTCCAGCCATAACCGGCACAAATATCTCCATGCAGAACAATTTTTTAAGAGTCCTCTCTTCAGGGCGGGCGTCCGCACTGTCCCTGTCGCCTGAAAACATTCCAGCTATGGTGGGCATCCTCCTTGACACCCTGGATTCCGACCCGGCACTGGCAGTCGAATTCATAAAGAAACGCGTCGGGAAGAACCTCGAAGCCTGGGCCGGTGACGGAGTTGAAGGGGCGGACAGGCTGGTGTCGAGGCTGGTCCCTTACTTGAAAAAGAGATAAACATGAAGAAAGACGATACTGTGCCGTTTATGGAATTTTGACACCTTGAGAAGATAAGGATGACTATCGACGAACTGAACCGAAAACTGCTTGAAGCTACAAAACGGGGCGACATCGAAGGCATGATGGAAGCCCTGAAACAGGGAGCCGAAGTGAACTCCCGGGACGGATGGGGCAGGATGGCGATGCAGGAGATTGTGAGGGGCGGAAGAGGTGCGTCCAGACCCCTTCCCAATAAAAAATCAAGACTTCAGCTAAAAGAGCTGAAGCCTTGATTTTACTTACTGGAGCCGACTTCCGGACTCGAACCGGAGACCCCATCCTTACCATGGATGTGCTCTACCTGCTGAGCTAAGTCGGCTTCTTTGTATAAAATGGTGGTGGGAGAAGGATTCGAACCTTCGTAGACGGTGTCGGCAGATTTACAGTCTGCTGCCTTTGACCACTCGGCCATCCCACCACTTCTTTGCTTTGTCAAGCTGGAGCCGGCACCCGGACTCGAACCGGGGACCTGCTGATTACAAGTCAGCTGCTCTACCAGCTGAGCTACACCGGCTCAACGAAGGTATATTATAGCGGGTCAAACGGAGATGTCAACCTTCGATTTGCTCCCCGGAAAGTTTTTTATCGCCCGGCATGTCCCATGCTGCAACGGAATTGTATTTATCGGTGCGGTCACCACCCGATCTTTTTCGCCGCTCCGACCGGAAGAGATCGCCGTCCCGGATGACATGATCCGGAACCCGGGGGTCCTGGCCTTGCGAAGTTTTTCAAGATGGGCTTCATTTCCCTTGCGATAAAAGGCCCCTCTCCCGTTTCTCCGGAGAGGGGCCTGCTCTGTAACTCAGTCAGAATGCATCGGAAAAATACCTGACCGCCTACCGTGCCGTATATACACCGGATGCCGAGACGGTTCCCCCCCTCTGGACCGTGACGCTCCTGTCCGCAGGAGACCTCCACCCTTTCACGTAGGAGAAGGAAATGACGCGATTGCCCACGAGGATTTCGGCCACAGTCTGGCCGCTTTCGTAGCTTCCTCTTCCGTCAATGCTCCATCGCGCTTCTTTGGGGCCGTCGATAGTCACTGTAATTGACCCGGTATTCTGGGTGTATGCGGCCGAAACGGTGGTCGTGGCTCCCCTGCTGACGGTGATGGTTTTGGGTTCAGGCTTGATCCTGCCGGACACATCGGAGAAGATGATCCTGTAGGTTCCCACGACAATGCTGCCCGCCGTCCATCCGCCGGGGTAATTCCCCTTTCCGTCGAGGCTCCACCGACCGTCTTTTGTACCGGTAATCTCGACTTTGACCGATCCGGTATGGCGGACATAGGTGCCGGAAGTTCTGGATACTGCTCCGTTGCGGACGGTGACTCTCTGATTTTCCGGTTTCGTCCACCCCGGAACTTCGGAGAAGGAGAGCACCGGATTACCGACCTCAATCCCCCCCGCAGTCTGACCAGCTGTGTAGGCACCTTTTCCGTCCAGGGCCCAGCGGGCTTCTTTCGGGCCTTCAATTGTTACGGTCACTGAGCCTGTGTGCTTGACATAGGCTCCGGCAGCCGATGCAGTGCCGCCTTTGGCTACCGTAACCGCGGCATCTGCCGGCCTGGTCCAGTCAGGGACATCAGAGAAGGAGACGGTATATTTCCCCGTGGGGACATTTTTCAGCATGTAGCCGCTTTCATAGCTCTCCTTGCCTCCGAGGCTCCATTTGGCTTCCTTCGGGCCGTCGAATTTTACGCTGACAGCCCCCACATGGCGGACATATTTCTTGTCCATGGAAGCCATTCCGTCCTTGGTTACAGTGACGGAAACATCCGAGGGGCTGTCCCAGTCCGGGGCTTCTGTAAATGAAACGGTATATTTTCCCGTGGGAATGTTCTTTTGCACGTGACCGCTTTCATAGCTGCCCTTGCCGTCCAGGCTCCATTTTGCGCCTTCGGGGCCATCGATCTTCACGGAGACGGAGCCTACGTGGCGGACATATTTCTTGTCCATGGAAGCCATCCCGTCCTTTGCAACGGTGACTTCGGCGTCGGCGGGCCTTGTCCACTCCGGAACGTCGGTGAAGCTCACCACATACTTTCCGGTGGGCACGTTCTCAATCACGGAACCGCTGTCGAAGGCATTGCCGTCGAAGGTCCATTTCGCCTCTTTCGGACCGTCGATCTTCACGGAGACGGAGCCTACGTGGCGGACGTATTTGCCGTCCAGGGTCGCCGTCCCGTCCTTTGCAACGGTGACTTCGGCATCGGCTGGCTTTGTCCACTCCGGAACGTCGGCGAAGCTCACCCCATACTTTCCGGTGGGCACGTTCTCAATCACGGAACCGCTGTCAAATTCCTTGCCGTCGAAGGTCCACTTCGCTTCTTTCGGACCGTCGATTGTCACGGAGACGGCCCCCACGTGGCGGATGTAGGTTTCTGAAACCGAGGCTGTTCCATCCCTGGTAACGGAGACTGATACATCGGCGGGTTTCGTCCACTCCGGGAGATCATAGAAGGAAACCGTGTATGTTCCGGTGGGAACGCTGGTGATGACGTGGCCGCTCTCAAAACCGCCCCGCCCGTCAAAGATCCACCGTGCGTCCTCTGGACCTTCTATCTTCACTGCCACTGCCCCCACGTGGCGGACATATTTGCCGTCCAGGGACGCCGTCCCGTCCTTTGCAACGGTGACTTCGGCGTCGGCGGGCTTGGTCCACTCCGGAACGTCGGCGAAGCTCACCAGGTACTTTCCGGTGGGCACGTTCTCCACCGCGGAACCACTGTCGAAGGCCTTGCCGTCGAAGGTCCACTTCGCCTCTTTCGGACCGTCGATTGTCACGGAGACGGCCCCCACGTGGCGGATGTAGGTTTCTGAAACCGAGGCTGTTCCATCCCTGGTAACGGAGACTGATACATCGGCGGGTTTCGTCCACTCCGGGAGATCATAGAAGGAAACCGTGTATGTTCCGGTGGGAACGCTGGTGATGACGTGGCCGCTCTCAAAACCGCCCCGCCCGTCAAAGATCCACCGTGCGTCCTCTGGACCTTCTATCTTCACTGCCACTGCCCCCACGTGGCGGACGTACCTGCCGTCCAGGGTCGCCGTCCCGTCCTTTGCAACGGCAACCTCGGCGTCGGCGGGCTTGGTCCACTCCGGAACGTCGGCGAAGCTCACCACATACTTTCCGGTGGGCACGTTCTCAATCACGGAACCGCTGTCAAATTCCTTGCCGTCGAAGGTCCACTTCGCTTCTTTCGGACCGTCGATTGTCACGGTGACGGAGCCCACATGGCGGACGTATTTGCCGTCCAGGGTCGCCGTCCCGTCCTTTGCAACGGTGACTTCGGCATCGGCTGGCTTTGTCCACTCCGGAACGTCGGCGAAGCTCACCAGGTACTTTCCGGTGGGCACGTTCTCAATCACGGAACCGCTGTCAAATTCCTTGCCGTCGAAGGTCCACTTCGCTTCTTTCGGACCATCTATCTTCACTGAGACGGCCCCCACGTGGCGGACATATTTGCCGTCCAGGGACGCCGTCCCGTCCTTTGCAACGGTGACTTCGGCGTCGGCGGGCCTTGTCCACTCCGGAACGTCGGTGAAGCTCACCACATACTTTCCGGTGGGCACGTTCTCAACCACGGAACCGCTGTCAAATTCCTTGCCGTCAAAGGTCCACTTCGCCTCTTTCGGACCGTCGATTTTCACTGACACGGAGCCAACATGGCGGACGTACTTGCCGTCCAGGGTCGCCGTCCCGTCCTTTGCAACGGTGACTTCGGCGTCGGCGGGCTTGGTCCACTCCGGAACGTCGGTGAAGCTCACCACATACTTTCCGGTGGGCACGTTCTCCACCGCGGAACCACTGTCGAAGGCCTTGCCGTCGAAGGTCCACTTCGCCTCTTTCGGACCGTCGATTGTCACGGAGACGGAGCCAACATGGCGGACATACTTGCCGTCCAGGGCCGCCGTCCCGTCCTTTGCAACGGTGACTTCGGCATCGGCTGGCTTTGTCCACTCCGGAACGTCGGCGAAGCTCACCACATACTTTCCGGTAGGCACGTTCTCAACCGCGGAACCGCTGTCAAATTCCTTGCCGTCAAAGGTCCACCTGGCTTCTTTCGGGCCGTCGATTATGACGGTGACTGCCCCGGTCTCAGGGGGTACTACATCTGGAGACTGGACGGCTGCAGCTTCACCTCCGCCCGGGACAGGAATGTCCGGAGCTGCTCCCGCCGCCGGAACGTCCGGGCTTACCTCTTCAGCAGAGAGAGGCGCTGCCTGGATACAACCTCCCAGCAGGAGAAGAGCAACAAACAGGCAGAATAACGGCCTCGGGGAAACAATGCGCAAGGGCTTGAGAAAACGCAATCTCACTGCAAACCACCTCCGGATTCGAATGGTATGTGACTGGTCCGCCTTTCGGGGCGCGTATCAAACCTTTCGGAAAGAAAACCGTTCCTTGCCTCTCCAGATTTTCCCTGCACGAGGAGCCCAAAACATTCCCGCACGCGCTGAAACGGGGAGTGAAACAGTTGGCCGGGGAAAAGACCCGTTGTGGTGAAGTATAGTGCATCTCCGGAATTCGTCAATATTTCAAGAAAAGAGAGATAAAACCCCGGAAAACAATACTGCAGTAATTTTACCCCCGAAGCAGCTCTTCTTTTGCCGGGGGAAGGATGTCGTCTCCGTTCCTCCCCGGCGCAGACCAGGAAACGTTCTCTCCTGCCCCGCTGTTCACCTCGGCCCGTGCCCTGGGCAGCCAGACCGGATGTTCGCGGCGGAGCCAGTCCATCATTTTTTCACGGACATGGCAGCGGAGATCCCAGGCGGCTCCAGAATTCGCGGCACTCATGAGAGCCCGGACCTCCATGGATCGGGATGTACAGTCCGTCACCTGCAGGGCTTTCGCCCTCCCGTCCCACAGGGGCGTTGTTCCGAGCACGGTGTTGAAGAACGCACGTATCTCCTCCATGTCAGCAGAAAAATCCACATGGAAAAAAGCCGTGCCGATAATGTCCGCCGAAACGCGGGTCCAGTTCTGGAAGGGCTTTTCAAGGAAGTAGGTCGTCGGAAGAACGAGGCGGCGGGAATCCCAGAGCCTGAGAACCACATAGGTGAAAGTGACCTCTTCCACCCTGCCCCACTCCCCTTCGGCGACGACCACATCGTCGATGCGGATGGGCTGGGCAATGGCGAGGTGGATTCCTGCGAGGAATGTGGCCACCGTTCTCTGGGCGGATAGCCCCACGATGATGCCCGCCACGCCTACGGAGGCGAGAAGGGACGTGCCTATGCGCCTGAAATCGTCGATGCTCAGGAGCGCCAGGGAGACTGAAAGGAAGATGATAAGGATGACGAGCAGCCTTTTGAAGAGAATGAACTGAGTCTGGACTTTCCGGGCCTTGAGGTTGTCGGCGGCGGAGATGTCGAACCTGTTCCTGAAGTAGATTTCGAAAAGACTGACCGCACCGAGGGCAAGCCACGTCAGGGATGCCACGAGGCCTATTTTCGCCGACCTGAGGAGAATGCGGGAAGCCGCCGGTGAAAATTTTGCTTCCGCATAGGGGAGGGCGGCTATGAAAACCATGGCGAGCATGGCCACAAGGGCAGGCACAATAAGGTGTTTCCGGATTGCGGGGACGGGTATGTACTGTGTCATGAATTTCCCCCTTTCTTTCCGCTCTTCGATTGTAACCGAAAGGAAAGAAAGGGGGAAGGCTACAGAAGCCGCTCCGCCTTCTGGACGAAAATTTCGACCCCTGTCCGGCGGACATAATCATCACTGAGGAAGGACTGGAATTTCTCCCTCAGCGGAGCAAGCAACTCATCCCCGCAGAGGAACTGCACCGACCAGTTCTTTCCGGGGAAAACGGCATCGTCCCACCGGGTGCCGTCTCCCTCGTTGTCCTTCCGGAGGACGTTACGCCAGACCGAGTAGGCGGAGACTCCCAGTCCGTCCAGCATTTCGCAGATTTCCCGTCCCAGCGTCTCGCCTGCGTGAATCCAGACCATGTTCATGATTTCGTCACCGCCTCCATGAATCTTCCCTTATTCCTCAGTTTTTCCTCGAAGAGGCTGTAGATCACGGGAACCAGCACCAGGGTGACCAGGGTGGAGATCATGAGCCCTCCCATGACCGAAATGGCGAGAGGTTTCCAGAGTTCAGCCCCCTGGGCCTTGCTCAGCGCCATGGGGAGCATACCGAAGAAGGTGGTGAGGGTGGTCATGAGTACGGGACGGAGCCTGCGCCCTCCTGCACTGATCAGGGCTTCCCGAAGAGGCGTTCCCCTGGCCCGGAGCAGGTTCACGTAGTCCACCAGCACGATGGCGTTGTTCACCACGATGCCCACAAGCATGACGATTCCCAGGAGCCCCTGGAGGGAGAGATAGAGTCCTGTCAAAAGATAGGCGAAGGCTACTCCTGTGAGGGCGAAGGGGATGCTGAACATGATGATGAACGGATCGAGATAGGCTTCGTATTGCCCCGCCATGACCATGTAGACCAGGAGCACTCCCAGAAGGACCAGAAGGCCCATCTGTCGGAAGGCGTCCCCCTGTTCGCGGATCTGCCCGCCGAACTCGACGGTAACGCCCGAAGGTATGTCCACTTCCGCCACCGCAGTCCGGGCATCTTTGGTAACCTCTCCGAGAGACCGCCCGTGAACGTTCGCTTCCACCACCACGTAGCGCTGTTTATTCTTTCTCTGGATCTCCGGGGGACCTGCAGTATCCCGGTACGAAGCCACAGTTGAAAGGCGCACCATTTTCCCCGAGGCGGAGGGAACCATGAGACGGCCGAAGATATTCCGGGAGTTGCGCTGTTCTTCCCGGAGACGGAACCGTATGGGGTAGTCGTTCTCTCCTTCCCAGTAGCTTTCATTCGTCTCGTGGCCGTAAAAATAGGTCCTGAGGGCACCGGCCACGGCATAGGTGCTCACCCCCAGGAGGGACGCCTTTTCCCGGTCTACGTCCACCCGGATTTCCGGCCTGTTCTGTTTCTGGCTCAGGCTGACGTCCACAGTACCGGGGATGGTGCGGAGAAGATCTGCGATCCTCCCCGACATGCGGACCACCTGGTCGAGATCGTCGCCGAAAATTTCTATGTTCAGGGGCTTGGCGCCGAGGAACATTGACTTGATGGGCGACGTGACAAGCACGTTGAGCTTTTCGATTCCGGGCTGCTCCCGCAGCCATGACCGGAGAGACTCTCCCACCTCGAAGGCGGTGCGTTTTCTCAGCCCTTTGTCCACCAGCTTGAGGCCCACGTTGCCGATGTTCGGTCCTGCCTGCTGCCCTGCGGCGACGGCAAACCCCTTTTCGTCCCTCCCGTCGTAGCCGTAGACGTTGGTGGCTTCGGGGACGGTTTTCCGTGCATGCTCGATGGTGCGGAGAACCAGCCTGTCGGTTGCATCAATGCCCGTTCCTTCCGGGAGGGTCATGGTGATGGTGATTTCTCCCGTGTCGGGATCCGGGGAAAGCTCGGTGCCGATGAACCGGAATCCGGCAAAGGTGAGCCCGAGGATAACCAGGGCGGCCAAAACCACCATTTTCCTGTTTTCAAGAGACCATTCAAGCAGACTCTCGTATCCCCTTTCGAGCCGGCCGATGAAGGCGTCGGTAAAACGGTGGAGCCTGAGGCGGTCTTCCTCCCGGCGGAAGAAGAAGCTTCCCATCATGGGAATAAAGGTAAGACTCACGAAAAGTGACGCCGAAACCGCCGCCACCATGACCACCGTAAGGGAGGAAAAGAAGACTCCCACCAGCCCCCGGATAAAGGCAAGAGGAAGAAGCACCACCACCGTGGTGAGGGTGGAGGCCACGAGCGCCGACTGGACTTCCGCCGTGCCGACGACGCAGGCGACGGATCTCCGGGCGCCCTTTTCGATATGGTAGACCACCTGGTCGGTGGAGACGATGCAGTTGTCCACCACCATTCCGCTGGCCATGGCCAGGGCGGAGAGGGTGAAGATGTTGATGGTGTAGTCCAGTTCTCCCATGAAGATGAAGGTGATGACCAGGGAGAAGGGAATGGCGGCGCAGACGATGAGGGAGGCGGAAAGGCGTTTGAGAAAAATCCAGGTGACTGCGAAGACCAGGATTACCCCCGCGAGGAGGGACTGTGTCAGGTTGTTGATGGAGTTGAGAATGAACTCTGAGGTGTTCATGCCGATGTGGTAGTCCACGTCAGAGGGGAATTCTTTCTCCTTGAGCTCTTCCAGCCGGCCGAGCACCGCCCGGGAAACCTCCACCGTATTGGCGTCGCTGGTCTTGAGAACGGCCATGATGACCGCTTCCCTGTCGAAATGATAGCCCCTGAGGTCCCGGTCCCTGTATGTATCGGCCACCTCCGCCACATCTGCAAGGTGGACGGGGCGTCCGCCTGCAACGCCAACCACGGTCCGGCCGATTTCTTCCACCGAGGTGAAGCGGCCGGGAATACGGACGTAATATTCCGTGCGGCCCTGTTTCAGGGAGCCTGCCGGTATATTGAGATTTTCCCGCTCCACGGCGGCAATGACCGAAGAAATGGGGATGCCGAAGGCTTCAACTTTTTCAGCGTCGATCCTCACCTGGATTTCCCTCTGCTTCCCTCCGTAGACCAGTACCTGCCCCACTCCGGGAATCCGGGAGAGGTTCTCCACCACTGTCTTGTCGACAAAGTGATGGAGCCCTTCCCAGGATCGTTCCGCAGTGAAGGAGAGGGTAAGGAAGGGGATGGTGCCTGAGGTTATGCGAAGGAGAATGGGCTCCTCGGCATCTCCGGGGAGGTCCCTCCGGGCGAAATTGACGGAATCCCGGATGTCCCCCATCTTCACGTCCAGGTTCACACCCCACTTGAACTTGACCGACACTACGGAGATGTTGTCCATGGACTTGGAGAAAATGGTGTCCACACCCTCGATGAGAGAGACCTTGTCCTCCACAACCTTGGTGACCCGCTGTTCCACGTCGCTGGCGGAGGCGCCCGGCCAGGTGACAAGGACGTTCACTACCGGAGGCTCGATGTTCGGCAGCAAATCGAGCTTGAGGCCGAGGAAGACTATCCCACCCACGAGAATGACCGCGAGAAAGACCATGAGCATGGAAACCCTGCGGTTGACGGAGAGTTCCGGGAGATTCATTTTTCCGCCGCCTTCACGGGTGTGCCGTCCCTGAGTTTTTCAGACCTGGCGGCGATCACCGCTTCATTCTTTTCAAGGCCGGAAAGGACTTCCAGAAAATTATCCCTCTCGGCACCTGTTGTAATGATTCTCAGCCTGGCCACGCTGTCAGAAACCACGTAGCATACTGATTCTCCCGTGCCCGCCATTCTGCCCACAGCCTCGAGGGGAAGGCCGACCCCCTCCCGGACACCGGTCCGAATGGTCACCCGGGCATACATTCCCGGAAGGAGGGCACCTTCGGAGGAAAGGAGGACGTCCACTTTCCCTGTGCGGGTGACAGGGTCGAGCGAGGGGTGAACCCTGGAGACGGCGGCCTCGAACCTCTTCCCGGGAAAGGCGTCCACTGTGACCAGCGCCTTCTGCCCCTCCTTCACCCTGGGGAAGAGCTGTTCGGGTACGGTCCCCGACACTTTCACTCTCTCCCGGCGGGCAAGTATGAAGACCGGCGACTGGGAAACGGTGTCCCCCGGGTCTATGTGCCGGGTGAGAATCACTCCTGAGATGGGGGCTGTTATAGTGTGGTATCCCAGTATAATTTTCAGCTGGTTCAGCACTGCCCTGGCCTCCTGGACCTGCCGGGCAGCCATCCTGGTCTCCCCCCGGGCCCGGTCGAACTGCTGGCGACTGACCACCTGCTCCCTGTAGAGGGCTGAAATGCGCTCGAAATCGGCGGCGACGGTGGAAGAATAACTCGAGGCACGGCCGAGGGACGCTTCGGCCTGGAGGATCTGCTGCCGGGCAAGGCTGTCGTCCACCTCCGCCAGAGGATCCCCTTCCTTCACAGCATCCCCTTCGGAGACGAAGACCCGGAGGACCGTTTTTCCAGGCACCTTGCAGACTACGGCCGCTTTCTCCTCCGGCTCGATGCCCGCGGCGAATGACACCCTGTCCTCGAAGGTCAGGGTTTTAAGAAAGACTGTTTCCACGGGAAGGACTTCCGGGGCAGGAACGCCGCTTCCCGATGTTTCCTTCTCGTGCCATCTGTAGATGATGAGCCCCCCGAAAAGGAAGATAAACAACAGAAGTGCAAGCACTTTTTTCATTCCTCTGCCTCCTGGAAAAACGCTTTTCCGGTACTGCCCATGGCCCAGTCGATTTCCACCCTGGCTTTTTTCGAGTCGTACAGGCCTTCCACAAGCTGGTTCCTTGCGTTCGCAAGGGCCACGGACGCATCAAGCACGTCGATGTTGGTCCCCACCTGGGCCACGTAGCGTTTCAGAGCCATGCGATAGTCCTCTTCCGCCGCCGCCACCATGGCCTTTCCCACCTCGATCCTCCTGAGGGATGACTCGAAGTTCGTACGGGCTACGGAGATTTC
The DNA window shown above is from Aminivibrio pyruvatiphilus and carries:
- a CDS encoding ankyrin repeat domain-containing protein, with translation MTIEELNKNLLEAAKQGDIEGVKKVLEQGTDVNARNKDGRTAMIEAARWGRLTPALLELLASHEADVNAVNEYGWTAMMIATNKGHLTLPLLKTFKKNGAIIERDYEWLKKEGRLSPELDAMFLEAMKEPEVKKDIEKLNWQLFKAAEEGKIQDVKNAIEQGADVNARNNNGHTVLEACFFEWSFSTDVAWSIAALLSSGAMTDGTARDFITRLEDKSDINAWERAAYALLLASFLYPEQSEVLDGHIAKNRSRAANLVLPAITGTNISMQNNFLRVLSSGRASALSLSPENIPAMVGILLDTLDSDPALAVEFIKKRVGKNLEAWAGDGVEGADRLVSRLVPYLKKR
- a CDS encoding PG0541 family transporter-associated protein — translated: MNMVWIHAGETLGREICEMLDGLGVSAYSVWRNVLRKDNEGDGTRWDDAVFPGKNWSVQFLCGDELLAPLREKFQSFLSDDYVRRTGVEIFVQKAERLL
- a CDS encoding mechanosensitive ion channel family protein is translated as MTQYIPVPAIRKHLIVPALVAMLAMVFIAALPYAEAKFSPAASRILLRSAKIGLVASLTWLALGAVSLFEIYFRNRFDISAADNLKARKVQTQFILFKRLLVILIIFLSVSLALLSIDDFRRIGTSLLASVGVAGIIVGLSAQRTVATFLAGIHLAIAQPIRIDDVVVAEGEWGRVEEVTFTYVVLRLWDSRRLVLPTTYFLEKPFQNWTRVSADIIGTAFFHVDFSADMEEIRAFFNTVLGTTPLWDGRAKALQVTDCTSRSMEVRALMSAANSGAAWDLRCHVREKMMDWLRREHPVWLPRARAEVNSGAGENVSWSAPGRNGDDILPPAKEELLRG
- a CDS encoding efflux RND transporter periplasmic adaptor subunit, producing MKKVLALLLFIFLFGGLIIYRWHEKETSGSGVPAPEVLPVETVFLKTLTFEDRVSFAAGIEPEEKAAVVCKVPGKTVLRVFVSEGDAVKEGDPLAEVDDSLARQQILQAEASLGRASSYSSTVAADFERISALYREQVVSRQQFDRARGETRMAARQVQEARAVLNQLKIILGYHTITAPISGVILTRHIDPGDTVSQSPVFILARRERVKVSGTVPEQLFPRVKEGQKALVTVDAFPGKRFEAAVSRVHPSLDPVTRTGKVDVLLSSEGALLPGMYARVTIRTGVREGVGLPLEAVGRMAGTGESVCYVVSDSVARLRIITTGAERDNFLEVLSGLEKNEAVIAARSEKLRDGTPVKAAEK
- a CDS encoding efflux RND transporter permease subunit, which produces MNLPELSVNRRVSMLMVFLAVILVGGIVFLGLKLDLLPNIEPPVVNVLVTWPGASASDVEQRVTKVVEDKVSLIEGVDTIFSKSMDNISVVSVKFKWGVNLDVKMGDIRDSVNFARRDLPGDAEEPILLRITSGTIPFLTLSFTAERSWEGLHHFVDKTVVENLSRIPGVGQVLVYGGKQREIQVRIDAEKVEAFGIPISSVIAAVERENLNIPAGSLKQGRTEYYVRIPGRFTSVEEIGRTVVGVAGGRPVHLADVAEVADTYRDRDLRGYHFDREAVIMAVLKTSDANTVEVSRAVLGRLEELKEKEFPSDVDYHIGMNTSEFILNSINNLTQSLLAGVILVFAVTWIFLKRLSASLIVCAAIPFSLVITFIFMGELDYTINIFTLSALAMASGMVVDNCIVSTDQVVYHIEKGARRSVACVVGTAEVQSALVASTLTTVVVLLPLAFIRGLVGVFFSSLTVVMVAAVSASLFVSLTFIPMMGSFFFRREEDRLRLHRFTDAFIGRLERGYESLLEWSLENRKMVVLAALVILGLTFAGFRFIGTELSPDPDTGEITITMTLPEGTGIDATDRLVLRTIEHARKTVPEATNVYGYDGRDEKGFAVAAGQQAGPNIGNVGLKLVDKGLRKRTAFEVGESLRSWLREQPGIEKLNVLVTSPIKSMFLGAKPLNIEIFGDDLDQVVRMSGRIADLLRTIPGTVDVSLSQKQNRPEIRVDVDREKASLLGVSTYAVAGALRTYFYGHETNESYWEGENDYPIRFRLREEQRNSRNIFGRLMVPSASGKMVRLSTVASYRDTAGPPEIQRKNKQRYVVVEANVHGRSLGEVTKDARTAVAEVDIPSGVTVEFGGQIREQGDAFRQMGLLVLLGVLLVYMVMAGQYEAYLDPFIIMFSIPFALTGVAFAYLLTGLYLSLQGLLGIVMLVGIVVNNAIVLVDYVNLLRARGTPLREALISAGGRRLRPVLMTTLTTFFGMLPMALSKAQGAELWKPLAISVMGGLMISTLVTLVLVPVIYSLFEEKLRNKGRFMEAVTKS